One region of Rhizoctonia solani chromosome 9, complete sequence genomic DNA includes:
- a CDS encoding cytochrome P450 family protein — MRTFQHLVSTSYLFLLALCTVEPFSPDSEALFSSGNSRNELWHNETETSSLINQWPDARIHRFLALRGSWEESRMNAELPRNELVNMAEKDLLRPIITSPTSPDLALFTESQCSQLTVDQIVHWAARHSGYRVNSHGANVFDAPPTLVRSKEKRIAAVKLCEKLYRERVYGDKMLPQRDLSELNGNNQVYVGPEETDIAAQRLFSAQIAEAEAAPHIFEPDINPALDRAAKHSIHDLRALLDVFGVQWDDGETHEILTERAKAHTRLWIGQRPKPSKVPLPPSLPSEWLIGHLRSMPPGSDHTYFAKLGKDLGSDIISFTIMGQTTVVLNSAAAANDLLEKRSLIYSDRPSIMFITDEWLVDWRHAVSMCPYGPRHRTYRKMMNKFISKSAATAYHLYQEAEMRAFLKRLLVSTERLEDDFRQVSGAIIMRATYGYRVRSADNHFVTLAATTNANLMRAGLQSNSIVNVIPILKYLPPWFPGAQWKRDALEWRGQKDIMINETFNWTKRQVREGRADSSIVQTLLEDIPESGMSVEDAEDHIKHIAGTMFPAGSETTVASFMIFILAMTLYPEVQQKGQEEIDRVIGTDRLPTMKDQDSLPYVNAIIEEIIRWQPVTPLGMPHRTVQDDIYKGYLIPKGATVLGNVWAITRDPEVYPDPESFNPDRFYQKATSPAPGFGWGRRICPGQYIAEASLFIAVASMLAAFTIKKARDENGREITPTTKAKESSLVYHPAPFKCDIQPRSAHYSALVSALPV; from the exons ATGCGTACTTTTCAACATTTGGTCTCTACCTCTTACTTGTTCCTGCTTGCTTTGTGCACGGTCGAGCCCTTTTCTCCAGACTCTGAAGCGCTCTTCTCATCTGGCAATTCCCGAAACGAACTCTGGCATAATGAAACTGAGACATCATCATTGATCAATCA ATGGCCTGATGCACGAATACATCGGTTCCTTGCCTTACGGGGGAGTTGGGAAGAATCACGCATGAACGCAGAACT TCCAAGAAATGAGCTCGTCAATATGGCAGAGAAAGACCTCCTCAGACCTATCATCACATCCCCAACGTCACCAGATTTGGCCTTGTTTACCGAGAGCCAGTGCTCTCAGCTAACCGTCGACCAAATCGTACACTGGGCGGCCCGACATTCCGGCTACCGAGTCAACTCTCATGGAGCAAACGTATTTGACGCACCCCCGACGCTAGTACGAAGCAAGGAAAAGCGAATTGCAGCTGTTAAACTATGCGAGAAACTATACCGAGAACGGGTATACGGGGACAAAATGCTCCCGCAACGGGATTTATCGGAGCTTAATGGGAACAATCAAGTTTACGTGGGGCCGGAGGAAACTGATATTGCCGCACAGCGCCTATTTTCTGCCCAGATCGCAGAGGCCGAAGCGGCACCTCATATATTTGAACCCGACATTAACCCCGCACTAGACAGAGCAGCTAAACACTCTATTCATGATCTTCGAGCTTTGCTCGACGTATTTGGCGTTCAATGGGACGATGGAGAAACGCATGAAATCCTCACTGAGAGAGCAAAAGCCCATACTCGGTTATGGATTGGACAA CGACCAAAACCTTCCAAAGTGCCCCTGCCCCCATCTCTTCCCTCTGAATGGCTGATTGGACACTTGCGATCGATGCCACCGGGCAGCGACCACACATATTTTGCGAAGCTTGGAAAGGATCTTGGCA GTGATATCATTTCCTTTACTATAATGGGACAGACTACAGTTGTTCTAAACTCTGCAGCCGCCGCAAACGACTTATTGGAGAAGCGATCATTGATATACTCGGATAGGCCAAGTATCATGTTCATCACTGACGAATGGCT TGTCGACTGGAGACATGCTGTTAGCATGTGTCCATACGGGCCGCGCCACCGCACCTACAGAAAAATGATGAATAAATTTATTTCAAAATCAGCGGCGACAGCCTATCACCTGTATCAAGAAGCTGAGATGCGCGCGTTCCTGAAAAGACTACTGGTGTCTACCGAAAGACTGGAGGATGATTTTCGACA AGTCTCGGGAGCGATTATCATGCGTGCTACGTATGGTTATCGTGTTCGAAGTGCTGACAATCATTTTGTGACCCTAGCGGCTACGACAAACGCAAATCTCATGCGGGCGGGTTTGCAGTCGA ATTCAATCGTAAATGTTATCCCGATATTAAAGTACCTACCCCCATGGTTCCCTGGAGCACAGTGGAAGCGCGATGCCCTTGAGTGGCGAGGTCAAAAGGATATAATGATCAACGAAACTTTTAATTGGACGAAACGCCAAGTG CGAGAAGGGAGAGCCGACTCATCGATAGTACAAACACTACTGGAGGATATTCCAGAGAGTGGAATGAGTGTAGAAGACGCAGAGGATCACATCAAGCATATAGCTGGGACTATGTTTCCTG CCGGATCTGAAACT ACCGTTGCCTCGTTCATGATTTTCATATTGGCAATGACATTGTATCCTGAGGTTCAGCAAAAGggccaagaagagatcgaCCGCGTTATTGGAACTGACCGTTTGCCTACTATGAAGGATCAAGATTCACTTCCCTATGTTAATGCTATCATAGAAGAGATCATACGTTGGCAGCCAGTCACCCCTCTCG GAATGCCACATCGAACCGTTCAAGACGATATATACAAGGGTTATCTAATTCCAAAGGGGGCGACTGT TCTTGGAAACGTCTG GGCTATTACAAGAGATCCGGAAGTTTATCCCGATCCCGAATCTTTCAACCCCGACAGGTTTTACCAGAAAGCAACTTCGCCCGCTCCAGGCTTCGGATGGGGACGCAG GATATGCCCTGGTCAATACATCGCAGAAGCTTCGCTCTTTATTGCAGTCGCCTCAATGCTGGCTGCCTTCACCATTAAGAAAGCCCGGGACGAAAATGGGAGGGAGATAACACCGACAACCAAGGCAAAGGAAAGTTCATTAGTATA TCACCCTGCCCCGTTCAAGTGTGATATCCAGCCCCGTTCGGCACATTACAGCGCTCTTGTATCCGCCCTTCCAGTCTGA
- a CDS encoding FtsJ-like methyltransferase has product MPAYTPPHLRASQEDGSSRYLASPTPDRSRLPQGEFEDTRTMGPALHYFYTNSSAFQRCRQMKRRYGDNDAVNQKFAQNRERSRNDDQNLAPMFRDQFYTAFSDMVEDLGGPECLLVPNPTTGAARFVRRFADLGCAPGGFAQYLLTTFPQCTGVGVTHPDGYTMTYQGWTNGMQQRFPVYFADLTSTPGDLAARILPDAELPITPPDSPSRQAGRSHMNRPGNNLCDVVIAGAILCNDRTRQGQPVERAARPLLAFSQLRMALTMLAPGGTLILVSSANPNVFCLEILALIRRLFASEVRSTKGRKLHEIRSAYYIVGQGYKGANADVLRQLDEAIRTLKRRGAMGGASDWVSEDDDDVAYTGEAIGSCVAPTPISLLLHPHLTEIDILRSDGPWLLKHYEPLWVRQADALERALARVSKSAPGDTSPAADRRSWRRSGAFELDASASKNVSQSQPRSRTSVRVTDEQYAAMVHSFETGLSVGASSQGSRSRRPRAEERWM; this is encoded by the coding sequence ATGCCTGCTTATACTCCTCCTCATCTACGTGCGAGTCAAGAAGATGGCTCGTCCCGGTACTTGGCATCACCCACTCCCGATCGTAGCCGGCTTCCACAGGGCGAATTCGAGGACACACGCACGATGGGACCTGCCCTGCACTATTTTTACACCAATTCTTCGGCATTTCAGCGGTGTCGGCAGATGAAACGCCGCTACGGTGACAACGATGCTGTGAACCAAAAATTCGCCCAAAACCGAGAACGCTCTCGAAATGACGACCAGAATTTGGCACCCATGTTTCGCGACCAGTTCTACACAGCTTTCAGTGATATGGTCGAAGATCTTGGTGGCCCCGAATGCTTACTTGTCCCCAATCCTACGACCGGCGCGGCAAGATTTGTGAGGCGATTTGCCGACCTTGGATGCGCCCCTGGCGGCTTCGCTCAATATCTCTTGACGACATTTCCTCAATGCACTGGCGTCGGCGTTACCCATCCTGATGGGTACACTATGACCTACCAGGGCTGGACGAATGGAATGCAGCAACGATTCCCCGTGTACTTTGCCGATCTGACTTCTACCCCTGGCGATCTGGCCGCTCGAATTCTACCCGATGCAGAGCTCCCCATTACCCCTCCAGATTCCCCATCCCGCCAAGCCGGCCGTTCTCACATGAATCGACCGGGGAACAACTTGTGCGACGTAGTTATCGCGGGTGCTATTCTTTGCAACGATCGCACACGGCAGGGACAACCCGTGGAGCGAGCAGCACGTCCACTTCTTGCGTTCTCCCAGCTTCGCATGGCTCTTACTATGCTCGCCCCCGGTGGAACTTTGATTCTTGTATCTTCGGCAAACCCTAACGTCTTCTGCTTGGAAATCCTCGCGCTCATCCGCCGACTATTTGCGTCGGAGGTGCGTTCGACCAAGGGTCGAAAATTGCATGAGATCCGCAGCGCGTACTACATCGTGGGACAGGGGTACAAGGGTGCAAACGCGGATGTGCTTAGGCAACTCGACGAGGCGATCCGGACTCTCAAGCGACGTGGCGCGATGGGTGGCGCCTCCGATTGGGTATCGGAAGATGACGATGATGTGGCGTACACGGGTGAGGCCATTGGTTCATGCGTAGCGCCAACTCCTATTTCGTTGTTGCTCCACCCGCACCTCACGGAAATCGACATCCTGCGATCCGATGGACCTTGGTTGCTGAAGCACTACGAGCCTTTGTGGGTGCGTCAGGCTGATGCCCTTGAACGCGCCCTGGCCCGGGTATCCAAATCCGCGCCCGGCGATACAAGCCCTGCTGCCGATCGAAGAAGCTGGCGCCGCTCTGGAGCCTTTGAACTGGACGCCTCGGCTTCCAAAAACGTATCTCAATCACAGCCTCGTTCGCGGACATCAGTGCGAGTCACCGACGAACAATATGCGGCGATGGTACATTCTTTCGAGACAGGGCTCAGCGTGGGAGCCTCCAGCCAGGGTAGCAGGAGCCGGCGACCGCGCGCAGAGGAGCGATGGATGTGA
- a CDS encoding F-box-like protein produces the protein MLQLRGGSPRPSSSYRPTSSIAPSEATDRTETLQRTRILEQWTIARFALQRATQNYVTACEAIEADCKRSSTSFLDECALEETFVAINSELTSLAIDEQRLWKARATLKGLRNRSSILSPVNLLPPEVLTDIFLGAVEADRTTRTALAQRLKEEGENQAIAARLRRPDMATVISSVNIYWRRLSVRTRELWSHIDLGESGARTDTPFAKAKLWLERSRGSPLYVNINTTGSAAKIIDAWGILPLLRSHETHFHSLDLNLNTVDEVHAALARWLTEGAPRSLRSLAITIPWPPKHGDTPHALPPGMLHREQREAFFEPLRTLDLDGTYLSWSGPAFKNLVDLRLSRISDRVCPTVEQFVGILNGSPALRTLWLRRMTLRIGTRLNFAPIKMKSLQILGLEHVEPQGICLLLPLLAPEPGLYVKLEGYTRDPGEVGEALTDLFARSKVDKLHFSTFVNPAQLPRMLVRLQHLRSFTWQGLNIGDEFFETMAHNSTTADGQSNVNGNEEGNESANTRSAYLCPNLHTLDLQGCSISAAALRELVTNRVIPKLTISGCHILVDGTGEDAPRLMEDLEKCLNDSVPDLLLKENSLIVQD, from the exons ATGTTGCAG CTTCGCGGAGGCAGTCCACGCCCGTCTTCAAGCTACAGGCCAACCTCATCGATTGCACCATCAGAGGCGACCGATCGAACTGAGACGCTTCAACGGACTAGGATCCTCGAGCAATGGACCATCGCACGATTCGCACTTCAGAGGGCAACACAAAATTACGTTACGGCCTGTGAGGCAATCGAGGCAGACTGCAAACGCTCGTCTACATCATTCTTGGACGAATGTGCTCTCGAGGAGACTTTTGTCGCCATCAATTCCGAGCTCACTTCGCTGGCGATTGACGAGCAGAGACTATGGAAGGCGAGGGCAACCTTGAAAGGGCTGCGAAATCGGTCTTCCATCCTTTCTCCCGTAAACTTGCTTCCTCCCGAGGTCCTGACCGATATATTTCTTGGTGCTGTCGAAGCCGACCGAACAACTCGCACTGCACTAGCTCAGAGGCTCAAGGAAGAGGGCGAAAATCAGGCGATCGCAGCCCGTCTTCGGCGACCCGACATGGCGACGGTTATATCAAGTGTTAACATCTACTGGAGGCGCCTATCCGTTCGCACTCGAGAGCTTTGGTCGCATATCGATCTCGGAGAAAGTGGGGCTCGGACCGATACACCGTTTGCAAAGGCCAAGTTATGGCTAGAGCGCTCACGAGGCTCACCATTGTATGTGAACATCAATACCACTGGCTCAGCCGCCAAGATAATCGACGCCTGGGGAatccttcctcttcttcgatCACACGAGACTCATTTCCATTCCCTGGATCTGAACCTGAACACGGTAGACGAGGTCCACGCCGCGCTGGCACGATGGCTGACTGAAGGAGCACCAAGATCCCTACGTTCACTCGCGATAACAATTCCTTGGCCTCCCAAACACGGCGATACCCCCCACGCACTTCCTCCGGGAATGCTTCATCGAGAACAGCGTGAAGCGTTTTTTGAACCTTTGCGTACACTCGATCTTGACGGTACATATCTCAGCTGGAGCGGCCCCGCGTTCAAAAACCTTGTCGACCTACGCCTTTCACGAATCAGCGACCGCGTGTGCCCAACTGTCGAACAGTTTGTGGGTATTCTTAACGGGAGCCCCGCCCTTCGTACTCTCTGGTTAAGGCGCATGACTCTCCGAATCGGGACTCGACTTAATTTTGCTCCCATCAAAATGAAAAGCCTCCAGATCCTTGGGCTTGAGCACGTCGAACCCCAAGGAATATGCTTACTCCTTCCTCTCTTGGCTCCCGAGCCCGGGCTCTACGTCAAGTTGGAAGGATATACCCGTGACCCTGGTGAAGTGGGCGAGGCTCTAACCGACTTGTTTGCTCGGTCCAAAGTCGATAAGCTCCATTTCAGTACATTCGTCAATCCGGCCCAACTACCGCGAATGTTGGTTCGTTTGCAGCATTTGCGTTCCTTTACATGGCAGGGGCTGAATATTGGAGACGAATTCTTCGAGACCATGGCTCACAATTCAACAACCGCCGATGGTCAATCTAACGTTAATGGAAATGAAGAAGGAAACGAGAGCGCTAATACCAGATCTGCGTATCTGTGTCCGAACCTGCATACGCTCGATTTGCAAGGATGCAGTATATCCGCCGCCGCGCTGCGCGAGTTGGTCACAAACCGCGTCATTCCCAAGCTGACGATCTCGGGATGTCATATACTGGTCGATGGTACAGGGGAAGATGCCCCTCGACTAATGGAAGATTTAGAAAAGTGCTTGAACGATTCTGTGCCGGATTTGCTACTGAAAGAGAATAGTCTGATTGTTCAGGATTGA